A region from the Mesorhizobium sp. J8 genome encodes:
- a CDS encoding ABC transporter ATP-binding protein has translation MSAIHLQNLVKKFGDFTALKTMDLEIADGEFMALLGPSGCGKSTTMNMIAGMEEPSSGRILFGERDMAGVPMGRRGVGFVFQNYAIFTHMTVRQNLAYGPKMRGAAKAEIDRRVGAIAEMLQLSPLLDRKADRLSVNILQRVAIGRSAIMEPAIFLLDEPLSNVDAAFRAVMRTELKQLQRQFRQTMVYVTHDQLEAMTMADRIAVMDHGVLQQVGTPLEVYNNPANVFVARFIGAPGMNLLKGRPAESDRGLVVDLGPLGVTPPLPDELASVVRAVRGDVLYGFRPEQVALAERGLSMPVSFVERIGARTIVHLGEGEGAVKAVFENDVGLSVGQTVVVAPPGSSVRVFDAATGRAVKAG, from the coding sequence ATGAGCGCCATCCATCTTCAGAATCTGGTCAAGAAATTCGGCGACTTCACCGCGCTGAAGACGATGGACCTCGAAATCGCCGATGGCGAGTTCATGGCGCTGCTTGGACCGTCCGGGTGCGGCAAGTCGACGACGATGAACATGATTGCCGGCATGGAGGAACCTAGCAGCGGCAGGATCCTGTTCGGCGAGCGCGACATGGCAGGCGTCCCGATGGGGCGGCGCGGCGTCGGCTTCGTGTTCCAGAACTACGCCATCTTCACCCATATGACGGTGCGCCAGAACCTGGCTTACGGCCCGAAGATGCGCGGCGCCGCCAAGGCCGAGATCGACCGCCGCGTCGGCGCCATCGCCGAGATGTTGCAGCTTTCGCCGCTGCTCGACCGCAAGGCCGACCGGCTCTCGGTCAACATCCTGCAGCGCGTGGCGATCGGCCGCTCGGCGATTATGGAGCCGGCGATCTTCCTGCTCGACGAGCCTTTGTCCAATGTTGACGCCGCCTTCCGCGCGGTGATGCGCACCGAGCTCAAGCAGTTGCAGCGCCAGTTCAGGCAGACGATGGTCTATGTCACCCACGACCAGCTCGAAGCGATGACCATGGCCGACCGCATCGCGGTGATGGATCACGGCGTGTTGCAGCAGGTCGGCACGCCGCTCGAGGTCTACAACAATCCGGCCAACGTCTTCGTCGCGCGCTTCATCGGCGCGCCGGGTATGAACCTGCTGAAGGGCAGGCCGGCTGAGAGCGATCGCGGGCTGGTGGTCGATCTCGGACCGCTCGGTGTCACACCGCCCTTGCCGGATGAACTGGCTTCGGTCGTGCGCGCGGTGCGTGGCGATGTGCTCTATGGCTTCCGGCCCGAGCAAGTGGCGCTTGCCGAGCGCGGGCTGTCGATGCCGGTGAGCTTCGTCGAGCGGATCGGCGCGCGCACCATCGTCCATCTCGGCGAAGGCGAGGGCGCGGTGAAGGCGGTGTTCGAGAACGATGTCGGGCTGTCGGTCGGGCAGACAGTGGTCGTCGCGCCGCCGGGCTCCTCGGTGCGCGTCTTCGATGCCGCCACCGGTCGCGCAGTGAAGGCGGGCTGA
- a CDS encoding carbohydrate ABC transporter permease, producing MSAVTATIPEDKMDAGTRSVTPDEGARLGFRLTLPAQILVLFISAFPLLMQLYISVTDWSPLSGIGWWNAWEMWNSFANYTDLAADTRFWSALQRTAIVMLVCVPAEFLLGLALATLFADDFPGKRIFYSILLMPMMVVPAVAGYMFFMLFQSGGPVNDILSRIVGAPVAIAWLSDPNLALIAVMIADIWQWTPLMFLILLAGLVGVPEDQMRAATLLGANALQRFTTIVLPKMKTIIIIALAIRVIENFKIFDTLYIMTGGGPGVATETISVYIYKVTTQDLIWGYVAAIALAILIVLSIVAVYAMKRMAKSREVPA from the coding sequence ATGAGCGCGGTGACGGCGACGATTCCGGAGGACAAGATGGACGCGGGGACAAGGTCCGTCACGCCTGACGAAGGCGCGCGGCTGGGCTTCCGCCTGACCCTGCCGGCGCAAATCCTGGTGCTGTTCATCTCGGCCTTTCCGCTTCTGATGCAACTCTACATCAGCGTCACCGACTGGTCGCCGCTTTCGGGCATCGGTTGGTGGAACGCCTGGGAGATGTGGAACAGCTTCGCCAACTACACCGACCTCGCGGCCGACACACGCTTCTGGAGCGCGCTGCAGCGCACGGCAATCGTCATGCTGGTCTGCGTGCCGGCGGAGTTCCTGCTGGGCCTCGCGCTGGCAACGCTGTTCGCGGACGATTTTCCCGGCAAGCGCATCTTCTATTCGATCCTCTTGATGCCGATGATGGTCGTGCCCGCGGTTGCCGGCTACATGTTCTTCATGCTCTTCCAGTCGGGCGGTCCGGTGAACGACATCCTGTCGCGCATCGTCGGCGCGCCGGTGGCGATCGCCTGGCTATCGGATCCGAACCTGGCGCTGATCGCGGTCATGATCGCCGACATCTGGCAGTGGACGCCGCTGATGTTCTTGATCCTGCTTGCCGGCCTCGTCGGCGTGCCGGAGGACCAGATGAGGGCGGCGACGCTGCTTGGCGCCAATGCCTTGCAGCGCTTCACCACCATCGTGCTGCCGAAGATGAAGACGATCATCATCATCGCGCTGGCAATAAGGGTGATCGAGAATTTCAAGATCTTCGACACACTCTACATCATGACCGGCGGCGGCCCCGGCGTCGCCACCGAGACGATCTCCGTCTACATCTACAAGGTCACCACGCAGGACCTGATCTGGGGCTATGTGGCGGCCATCGCGCTCGCCATCCTGATCGTGCTCTCGATCGTCGCGGTCTACGCCATGAAGCGCATGGCGAAGAGCCGGGAGGTGCCGGCATGA
- a CDS encoding aldose 1-epimerase family protein, with protein sequence MVKLYGETLSRRQVAERSGMLSQFAGVRLMTLGDGVERGIRMLEFRTGSGLRFTALVDRALDIADCEYKGQAIGWHSPSGFRNPGLHDYEGEDGFAWGRSFSGLLVTCGLDHILGRNEVPAENYNYPGRKTVTHSLHGRVSTIPARLTGYGESWDGDRCVLWAEGIVQQASVFGEDLHLIRRIEADVGDSEIRISDRVVNHGFHRTPHMYFYHVNVGHPLLDEGSRYLAPIRDVVWAAHEGERYEAQKVGYRTVPAPQLGFSEQVWQHEMGADAEGEVPVAVVNDRLGLGFEVVTRKDQLPCCYEWQNFQAGQYALGIEPSTHHVLGNLAARERGEMIWLEHGDTRAYDALFRVLDGKDAIADAERRIVAIARQPEQDYPHPSGKFPRLAGRA encoded by the coding sequence ATGGTGAAGCTCTACGGAGAGACGCTTTCGCGCCGGCAGGTCGCCGAACGCTCCGGCATGTTGTCGCAATTCGCCGGCGTGCGGCTGATGACGCTCGGCGACGGCGTCGAGCGCGGCATCCGCATGCTCGAATTCCGTACCGGCTCGGGGCTGCGCTTCACCGCGCTCGTCGACCGCGCGCTCGACATCGCCGATTGCGAGTACAAGGGCCAGGCGATCGGCTGGCATTCACCGAGCGGTTTCCGCAATCCGGGCCTGCATGATTATGAAGGCGAGGACGGCTTTGCCTGGGGCCGGTCCTTCTCCGGCCTGCTGGTCACCTGCGGCCTCGACCATATTCTCGGCCGCAACGAGGTGCCGGCCGAGAACTACAATTATCCCGGACGCAAGACGGTGACGCATTCGCTGCACGGGCGCGTCAGCACCATTCCGGCACGGCTCACCGGCTACGGCGAAAGCTGGGACGGCGACCGCTGCGTCTTGTGGGCGGAAGGCATCGTCCAGCAGGCGAGCGTGTTCGGCGAGGACCTGCACCTCATCCGCCGCATCGAGGCCGATGTCGGCGACAGCGAGATCCGCATATCGGACCGCGTCGTCAACCACGGCTTCCACCGCACGCCGCATATGTATTTCTACCACGTCAATGTCGGGCATCCGCTGCTCGACGAAGGCTCGCGCTATCTGGCGCCGATCCGCGACGTGGTCTGGGCCGCCCATGAAGGCGAGCGCTACGAAGCGCAGAAGGTCGGTTACCGCACGGTGCCGGCGCCGCAATTGGGCTTCAGCGAGCAGGTCTGGCAGCATGAGATGGGCGCCGACGCAGAAGGCGAGGTGCCGGTCGCCGTCGTCAACGACCGGCTTGGCCTCGGCTTCGAGGTCGTCACCCGCAAGGACCAGTTGCCCTGCTGCTATGAGTGGCAGAATTTCCAAGCCGGGCAATATGCGCTTGGCATCGAGCCCTCGACCCACCATGTGCTCGGCAATCTTGCCGCGCGCGAGCGCGGCGAGATGATCTGGCTGGAGCATGGCGACACCCGTGCCTATGACGCTCTGTTCCGCGTCCTCGACGGCAAGGATGCGATCGCCGATGCGGAACGCAGGATCGTGGCCATCGCCCGCCAGCCCGAGCAGGATTATCCTCACCCTTCCGGCAAGTTCCCAAGACTGGCGGGCAGGGCATGA
- a CDS encoding Gfo/Idh/MocA family protein: MAEKGFEPDVKVRTKEYKIGCVGAGMIMAECHLAAYKEAGFPVVAIASRTKANARKVATRWGIATVHDTPEQLIEDPNVEIIDLAFPPDQQPALIRHALKQTHIKAILAQKPLALSVEEAVKLRDEAAKSGKILSVNQNMRYDQSMRVLKQIIDSGALGDIVFAQIDMHAIPHWQTFLQDYDRLTLANMSVHHLDVLRFLFGDPDEITTLTRKDPRTQFDHSDGITVSTLRFPSGVLAVSLEDVWSGPRQEGYKDDQHINWRVDGTKGVAKGTIGWPTGAASTLTYASAETTGGEWVSPSWETMWFPHAFIGVMEQLQHAVKTGTPPALSVADNVKTMALVEAGYRSMAAGRTVKLSEIPTN, from the coding sequence ATGGCAGAAAAAGGCTTCGAGCCGGACGTCAAGGTTCGCACCAAGGAGTACAAGATCGGTTGCGTCGGCGCCGGCATGATCATGGCCGAGTGCCATCTGGCGGCCTACAAGGAAGCCGGTTTCCCGGTGGTGGCGATCGCCTCGCGCACCAAGGCGAATGCCCGGAAGGTTGCGACGCGCTGGGGCATTGCGACCGTCCACGACACGCCGGAACAGCTGATCGAGGATCCCAACGTCGAGATCATCGATCTCGCCTTTCCGCCGGACCAGCAGCCGGCGCTGATCCGCCATGCGCTGAAGCAGACGCACATCAAGGCGATCCTGGCACAGAAGCCGCTGGCGCTGTCGGTCGAGGAAGCCGTCAAGCTGCGCGACGAGGCGGCGAAGTCGGGCAAGATCCTCTCGGTCAACCAGAACATGCGCTATGACCAGTCGATGCGCGTGTTGAAGCAGATCATCGACAGCGGCGCGCTCGGCGACATCGTCTTCGCGCAGATCGACATGCACGCGATCCCGCACTGGCAGACCTTCCTCCAGGACTACGACCGTCTGACGCTTGCCAATATGAGCGTGCATCACCTCGACGTGCTGCGCTTCCTGTTCGGCGATCCGGACGAGATCACCACGCTGACGCGCAAGGACCCGCGCACGCAGTTCGACCATTCCGACGGAATCACCGTCTCGACGCTGCGCTTCCCGTCGGGCGTGCTTGCCGTCTCGCTCGAAGACGTTTGGTCCGGCCCGCGGCAAGAGGGCTACAAGGACGACCAGCACATCAACTGGCGCGTCGACGGCACCAAGGGAGTCGCCAAGGGCACGATCGGCTGGCCGACGGGCGCAGCCTCGACACTGACCTACGCGTCGGCCGAGACGACCGGCGGCGAATGGGTGAGCCCGAGTTGGGAGACGATGTGGTTTCCGCACGCCTTCATCGGCGTGATGGAACAGCTGCAGCATGCCGTGAAGACGGGCACGCCGCCGGCGCTCTCCGTCGCCGACAACGTCAAGACCATGGCGCTGGTCGAGGCGGGCTACCGCTCGATGGCGGCGGGCCGCACGGTCAAGCTCTCCGAAATCCCGACAAACTGA
- a CDS encoding ABC transporter permease: MRSPQFSSFVILVILLMVFAVADGNFLSPLNISNMMAFLPELGIIALGMTLLLTAGEFDLSVGAVFALAPVVVMLLVQNAGVDIGVALLAGLLLCIAIGAINGVIVTKIGISSFLVTLSMLLIVRGAALYITQGFPLKSWDQPGFFVTLLAGSFNIGAFRFYTSLWWFVALSLLAVYVLRYAKLGNWISAIGSNRNAAVARGVPADAVKIWLFIATSVLAGLAGMISAFRISAASPVAGTGYELEVIAMVVVGGTALTGGRGTILGTIVGALMLRAIRNGIVLIGVPGLAYNIFVGVIILAMLILHALLQKNAARS, translated from the coding sequence ATGCGCTCGCCGCAATTCTCCTCCTTCGTCATCCTCGTCATCCTGCTTATGGTGTTTGCGGTCGCCGACGGCAATTTCCTGTCGCCGCTCAACATCTCCAACATGATGGCGTTCCTGCCGGAGCTCGGCATCATCGCACTCGGCATGACGCTGCTGCTGACCGCCGGCGAATTCGACCTGTCGGTCGGCGCGGTGTTCGCCCTGGCCCCAGTGGTGGTGATGCTTCTGGTGCAGAATGCCGGGGTCGATATCGGCGTGGCGCTGCTCGCCGGGCTGCTGCTGTGCATTGCGATCGGCGCCATCAACGGCGTGATCGTCACCAAGATCGGCATCTCGTCCTTCCTGGTGACATTGTCGATGCTGCTCATCGTGCGCGGCGCGGCGCTCTACATCACGCAAGGCTTTCCGCTGAAGTCCTGGGACCAGCCGGGCTTCTTCGTCACGCTGCTCGCCGGCAGCTTCAACATCGGCGCATTCCGCTTCTACACCTCGCTCTGGTGGTTCGTCGCGCTGTCGCTGCTCGCGGTCTATGTGCTGCGCTATGCCAAGCTCGGCAACTGGATCAGTGCCATCGGCTCCAACCGAAACGCGGCGGTGGCGCGCGGCGTGCCGGCCGACGCGGTCAAGATCTGGCTGTTCATCGCGACCTCCGTGCTCGCCGGGCTCGCCGGGATGATCAGCGCCTTTCGCATCTCGGCGGCATCGCCGGTGGCGGGAACCGGCTACGAGCTCGAGGTGATCGCCATGGTCGTGGTCGGCGGCACGGCGCTGACCGGCGGTCGAGGCACGATCCTCGGTACCATCGTCGGCGCGCTGATGCTGCGGGCGATCCGCAACGGCATCGTGCTCATCGGCGTGCCGGGCTTGGCTTATAATATCTTCGTCGGCGTCATCATCCTCGCCATGCTCATCCTGCACGCTTTGCTGCAGAAAAACGCCGCAAGGAGCTGA
- a CDS encoding sugar phosphate isomerase/epimerase family protein, with protein MMQAGIFTGYFPYGLEETAKKIRGLGFNTVQLDLHFKDIDLSAGQITKDKAKKVRDTFRDHNLPICCVSGYTNIIHPDKAEREKRVGYLKEIIRNARHFGSPYVISETGTYNTESDWVHHPKNKTEEGFEECRKVIADLAQTAYDHGAVFLLETYVNNVVGSVEETVKMFAQVDHPGLGLLMDPTNYFETHNIDRMDQILNQVFDTLTDKIKIAHAKDVKRSGDDKSEKHADIGDADAMESHTFRGVGEIELPAPGLGSLNYDLYLKRLAEKHPNIPVIIEHLSEDDVPRAKKFLDGKFRENGL; from the coding sequence ATGATGCAGGCAGGTATTTTCACGGGCTATTTCCCGTATGGCCTCGAAGAGACGGCGAAGAAGATCCGCGGGCTCGGTTTCAACACGGTGCAGCTCGACCTGCACTTCAAGGACATCGACCTCTCGGCCGGCCAGATCACCAAGGACAAGGCAAAGAAGGTGCGGGACACCTTCCGCGACCACAACCTGCCGATCTGCTGCGTGTCGGGCTACACGAACATCATCCATCCGGACAAGGCGGAGCGCGAGAAGCGCGTCGGCTATCTCAAGGAGATCATCCGCAACGCGCGCCATTTCGGCTCGCCTTACGTGATCTCGGAGACCGGCACCTACAACACCGAGTCCGACTGGGTGCATCACCCGAAGAACAAGACCGAGGAAGGTTTCGAGGAATGCCGCAAGGTGATCGCCGACCTTGCCCAGACGGCCTATGACCACGGCGCGGTCTTCCTGCTCGAGACCTATGTCAACAATGTCGTCGGCTCGGTCGAGGAGACGGTGAAGATGTTCGCGCAGGTCGACCATCCCGGCCTCGGCCTGCTGATGGATCCGACCAACTATTTCGAGACCCACAACATCGACCGGATGGACCAGATCCTGAATCAGGTCTTCGATACGCTGACCGACAAGATCAAGATCGCGCATGCCAAGGACGTGAAGCGCTCAGGCGACGACAAGTCGGAGAAGCATGCCGATATCGGCGACGCCGACGCGATGGAGAGCCACACCTTCCGCGGCGTCGGCGAGATTGAGCTGCCCGCGCCGGGACTCGGCTCGCTGAACTACGACCTCTACCTGAAGCGTCTGGCCGAGAAGCATCCCAATATCCCGGTGATCATCGAGCACCTGTCGGAAGACGACGTGCCGCGCGCCAAGAAGTTCCTCGACGGCAAGTTCCGCGAGAATGGCCTCTGA
- a CDS encoding substrate-binding domain-containing protein, with product MLKFGLKLAAAATVLAGIAFGSAAQAADGQKTFYLLSHGGPSDAFWIDWNAGATKACDQLKVTCKISFSGGDMAAQKEAFNSALAAKPDGIATTSAQPGLWTEEVKAAKAAGIPIVFFNTDDPATGRQAYVGADLREAGAIWAKYLVDHKMVKQGDKVFLPVEVPGASYQQLETEGIAGVFDPLGIKYDVVDCGTDPAGIIAKMTDYMVANNPPAIIALGDSVAASVKRVFDGAGIPAGKIPVVGWGNSKETAQAVKDGFVNAAAWQYPSAQGFMPVALLGLAASGEPIGYDIHTFGLYDASSVEPILKLYDKK from the coding sequence ATGTTGAAGTTTGGATTGAAGCTGGCGGCCGCGGCGACCGTGCTTGCCGGCATCGCATTCGGCTCGGCCGCGCAGGCGGCAGACGGCCAGAAGACGTTCTATCTGTTGTCGCATGGCGGCCCGTCGGATGCGTTCTGGATCGACTGGAACGCCGGCGCGACCAAGGCCTGCGATCAGCTCAAGGTGACCTGCAAGATTTCCTTCAGCGGCGGCGACATGGCGGCGCAGAAGGAGGCCTTCAACTCGGCGCTCGCCGCCAAGCCCGATGGCATCGCCACCACCTCGGCGCAGCCAGGGCTGTGGACGGAGGAAGTGAAGGCGGCGAAGGCGGCCGGCATTCCGATCGTGTTCTTCAACACCGACGATCCGGCGACCGGCCGCCAGGCCTATGTCGGCGCGGACCTCAGGGAAGCCGGCGCCATCTGGGCGAAGTATCTCGTCGACCACAAGATGGTGAAGCAGGGCGACAAGGTGTTCCTGCCGGTCGAGGTTCCCGGCGCCAGCTACCAGCAGCTCGAGACGGAAGGCATCGCCGGCGTCTTCGATCCGCTCGGCATCAAATATGACGTGGTCGATTGCGGCACCGATCCGGCCGGCATCATCGCCAAGATGACCGACTACATGGTCGCCAACAATCCGCCGGCGATCATCGCGCTCGGCGATTCCGTGGCGGCCAGCGTCAAGCGGGTGTTCGACGGCGCCGGCATCCCGGCGGGCAAGATCCCGGTCGTCGGCTGGGGAAATTCCAAGGAGACGGCCCAGGCGGTCAAGGACGGCTTCGTCAACGCCGCCGCCTGGCAGTATCCGTCGGCGCAGGGCTTCATGCCGGTCGCGCTGCTCGGTCTAGCGGCTTCGGGCGAGCCGATCGGCTACGACATCCACACATTCGGCCTCTACGACGCCTCGAGCGTCGAACCGATCCTGAAGCTCTACGACAAGAAGTAA
- a CDS encoding ATP-binding cassette domain-containing protein: MMQEVLRLQNLQKSFGSVRALKNASLTLKEGEVVALLGDNGAGKSTLIKAISGVFPIDRGDIYVRGEKVSIRSTREAMDLGIETIHQDTSLAPDLSIARNLFLGREPVNLKWLGVFAPLDLAKLRDAASALLKRVGISKKLDADALVSTLSGGERQSIAISRAMQFAAKVIILDEPTNNLGVEETHGVLRFVKEMRAAGHSVLLITHNIHHVFEVADRIVVMRRGEIVAEQTVADTDLLTVESLITGADLSALMKRAQ, translated from the coding sequence ATGATGCAGGAAGTGCTCCGGCTGCAGAACTTACAAAAATCCTTCGGCAGCGTGCGCGCGCTGAAGAACGCCTCGCTGACGCTCAAGGAAGGCGAGGTTGTGGCGCTGCTCGGCGACAACGGCGCCGGCAAGTCGACGCTGATCAAGGCGATCTCGGGCGTCTTCCCGATCGATCGCGGCGATATCTATGTGCGCGGCGAGAAGGTCTCGATCCGCTCGACGCGCGAGGCGATGGACCTCGGCATCGAGACCATCCATCAGGACACATCGCTTGCGCCCGACCTCAGCATCGCGCGCAACCTGTTCCTCGGCCGCGAGCCGGTCAATCTCAAATGGCTGGGCGTCTTCGCGCCGCTCGATCTTGCCAAGTTGCGCGATGCGGCCTCGGCGCTTCTCAAGCGCGTCGGTATCTCGAAGAAGCTCGACGCCGATGCGCTGGTCTCGACGCTGTCCGGCGGCGAGCGCCAGTCGATCGCGATCTCACGCGCGATGCAGTTCGCCGCCAAGGTGATCATCCTCGACGAACCGACCAACAATCTCGGCGTCGAGGAGACGCACGGCGTGCTACGCTTCGTCAAGGAAATGCGGGCAGCCGGGCATTCGGTGCTTCTGATCACCCACAACATCCACCATGTGTTCGAGGTCGCCGACCGCATCGTCGTCATGCGCCGCGGCGAGATCGTCGCCGAACAGACGGTCGCCGACACCGACCTGCTGACGGTGGAAAGCCTGATAACCGGCGCCGATTTGTCGGCCCTGATGAAAAGGGCGCAGTGA
- a CDS encoding ABC transporter ATP-binding protein, with protein MADIIFRNVTKRYGNTLAVDDASFTVNDNEFFCFFGPPLSGKSTILRLVLGLEVPDQGEILIGGRPVNSVSPAERNVAMVFQNLALFPHMSARDNVRFPLVERKVAEAEIEKRLADVAAKLHIGHILHKPPAQLSGGERQRVAIARALVRDPAAYLMDDPISALDARLREETRVELKRIQRELGKTLIYVTHDQEEAMSVADRMAILEHGRIRQIGAPAEIYDRPASAYVARMLGSPMMNILPSVRGADGVEAAEGTIRIADAEAPAEAIEIGLRPEDIKVRPWADSDTKDGRPARVFEVEPLGGYTVVTMEAGQARLRALLRGQPDIRPDAMVAISCEPAKVHYFGQDGGAL; from the coding sequence ATGGCCGATATCATCTTTCGCAATGTCACCAAACGCTACGGCAACACGCTTGCCGTGGACGATGCCTCTTTCACCGTCAATGACAACGAGTTCTTCTGCTTTTTCGGTCCGCCGCTGTCCGGCAAGTCGACGATCCTGCGTCTGGTGCTCGGCCTGGAAGTGCCGGACCAGGGCGAGATCCTGATCGGCGGCAGGCCGGTCAACAGCGTCTCGCCGGCGGAGCGCAACGTCGCCATGGTATTCCAGAACCTGGCCCTGTTCCCGCATATGAGCGCGCGTGACAATGTCCGCTTCCCACTGGTCGAGCGGAAAGTCGCGGAAGCCGAGATCGAGAAGCGGCTGGCCGACGTCGCGGCGAAGCTGCACATTGGCCACATTCTGCACAAGCCGCCGGCGCAGCTTTCGGGCGGTGAGCGGCAGCGCGTGGCAATCGCGCGCGCCTTGGTGCGCGATCCGGCGGCCTATCTGATGGACGATCCGATCTCGGCGCTCGATGCCAGGCTGCGCGAGGAGACGCGCGTCGAGCTGAAGCGCATCCAGCGCGAGCTCGGCAAGACGCTGATCTATGTCACGCACGACCAGGAGGAGGCGATGTCGGTCGCCGACCGCATGGCGATCCTGGAGCACGGCCGCATCCGGCAGATCGGCGCGCCGGCGGAAATCTACGACCGGCCGGCCAGCGCCTATGTGGCGCGCATGCTCGGTTCCCCGATGATGAACATCCTGCCCTCGGTGCGCGGCGCCGATGGCGTCGAGGCTGCGGAAGGGACAATCCGTATTGCCGATGCCGAGGCGCCGGCCGAGGCGATCGAGATCGGGCTGAGACCCGAAGACATCAAGGTCCGGCCCTGGGCAGACAGCGACACGAAGGACGGCCGCCCGGCACGGGTGTTCGAGGTCGAGCCGCTCGGCGGCTACACAGTGGTGACCATGGAAGCCGGGCAGGCGCGGCTCAGGGCACTGCTGCGCGGGCAGCCCGACATCAGGCCGGACGCGATGGTGGCGATATCCTGCGAGCCGGCCAAAGTGCATTATTTCGGCCAGGACGGAGGCGCGCTGTGA
- a CDS encoding carbohydrate ABC transporter permease — protein sequence MKRSIPFEIFRYAAILAAMAVTLVPILWMVSMAFKPIGEWSATGADLTWWPKQPTLANFQFVFGHSTNDLIVALDHTAVKPILSSLLSAVFGTLIAMSAGTAAAYGLSRFGSGQNLPLALIQLRLFPPMAVMIPVMIMWAFLNLNDTWWGLALIYGIVTLPFAFWLMKTFFDDMPREIEEAALVEGCSRLRVFTRITLPMMRAPLASAALFVFILNWSDYLIALLLTTREWVTIPVYMASLSSSMTGQLYGAKAALGLIAAVPPVIMGIAIQRHLVRGLTFGALKQ from the coding sequence ATGAAGCGTTCAATTCCCTTCGAGATATTCCGCTACGCCGCGATCCTCGCAGCGATGGCGGTGACGCTGGTGCCCATCCTGTGGATGGTGTCGATGGCCTTCAAGCCGATCGGCGAATGGTCGGCGACCGGCGCCGACTTGACCTGGTGGCCGAAGCAGCCGACGCTCGCCAATTTCCAGTTCGTGTTCGGCCACTCCACCAACGACCTGATCGTCGCGCTCGACCATACGGCGGTGAAGCCGATCCTGTCGTCGCTGCTTTCTGCGGTGTTCGGAACCCTGATCGCCATGTCTGCGGGCACCGCCGCGGCATACGGCCTGTCGCGCTTCGGCTCGGGCCAGAACCTGCCGCTGGCGCTGATCCAGCTCAGGCTGTTTCCACCGATGGCCGTCATGATCCCCGTGATGATCATGTGGGCCTTCCTCAATCTCAACGACACATGGTGGGGGCTGGCGCTGATCTACGGCATCGTCACGCTGCCCTTCGCCTTCTGGCTGATGAAGACCTTCTTCGACGATATGCCGCGCGAGATCGAGGAGGCAGCACTTGTCGAGGGGTGCTCGCGGCTGCGCGTCTTCACTCGTATCACGCTGCCGATGATGCGCGCGCCGCTGGCGAGCGCCGCGCTCTTCGTCTTCATCCTCAACTGGTCGGATTATCTGATCGCGCTGCTGCTGACGACGCGCGAATGGGTGACGATCCCTGTCTACATGGCGTCGCTGTCGTCCTCGATGACCGGGCAGCTCTACGGCGCCAAGGCCGCGCTTGGCCTGATCGCCGCGGTGCCGCCGGTGATCATGGGCATCGCCATCCAGCGCCATCTGGTGCGCGGGCTGACCTTCGGAGCGCTCAAGCAATGA